The following proteins are co-located in the Streptococcus downei MFe28 genome:
- a CDS encoding DUF1292 domain-containing protein, translating to MAHEHNHDHEVITLVDEQGNETLFEILLTIDGREEFGKNYVLLVPSGAQEDDNGEIEIQAYSFTENEDGTEGDLQPIPEDSDAEWDMIEEVFNSFLDEE from the coding sequence ATGGCACACGAACACAATCATGATCATGAGGTTATTACCCTGGTTGATGAACAAGGCAACGAGACCTTGTTTGAAATCCTTTTGACCATTGATGGTCGCGAAGAATTTGGTAAAAATTATGTGCTCTTGGTACCATCTGGTGCGCAAGAGGATGATAATGGCGAGATTGAAATTCAAGCCTATTCCTTCACAGAAAATGAAGATGGTACGGAAGGCGACCTGCAACCAATCCCTGAAGACTCAGATGCTGAGTGGGATATGATTGAGGAAGTCTTCAACAGCTTCCTGGATGAAGAATAA
- the ruvX gene encoding Holliday junction resolvase RuvX yields the protein MRLMGLDIGSKTVGVAISDPLGFTAQGLEIIPINEAKEDFGFQRLGELVKQYKVEKFVVGLPKNMNNTSGPRVEASQAYGEKIAELFDIPVDYQDERLTTVQAERMLVEQADVSRGKRKKVIDKLAAQLILQNYLERMF from the coding sequence ATGAGGCTGATGGGACTAGATATCGGGTCGAAAACTGTTGGGGTGGCTATCAGTGATCCACTTGGTTTTACGGCTCAGGGCTTAGAGATTATTCCCATCAATGAAGCCAAGGAAGATTTTGGTTTCCAGCGCCTGGGGGAATTGGTCAAGCAGTACAAGGTCGAGAAGTTTGTTGTTGGTCTACCAAAGAATATGAATAACACCAGCGGTCCTCGTGTTGAAGCCAGTCAGGCTTACGGGGAAAAGATTGCTGAATTATTTGATATTCCGGTAGACTATCAAGATGAACGCTTGACAACTGTTCAAGCTGAGCGGATGTTGGTTGAGCAGGCTGACGTCAGTCGGGGCAAGCGTAAAAAGGTCATTGATAAGCTAGCAGCCCAACTGATTCTACAAAATTATTTAGAACGTATGTTTTAG
- a CDS encoding IreB family regulatory phosphoprotein produces MGFTDETVRFNLDDGSKQEISETLTAVYRSLNDKGYNPINQIVGYVLSGDPAYVPRYNDARNKIRKYERDEIVEELVRFYLKGNGIDVQ; encoded by the coding sequence ATGGGATTTACAGATGAAACAGTCCGTTTCAATCTAGATGATGGAAGTAAACAAGAAATTAGTGAAACCTTGACGGCCGTTTACCGTTCCTTAAACGATAAGGGGTATAATCCAATCAATCAGATTGTTGGTTATGTTTTAAGTGGGGACCCTGCTTATGTCCCTCGCTATAATGATGCCCGCAATAAAATCCGCAAGTACGAACGCGATGAAATTGTTGAGGAACTGGTTCGCTTTTACCTCAAAGGAAACGGGATTGACGTTCAATGA
- a CDS encoding SP0191 family lipoprotein has product MKRKIYSLMAASLLLVSLAACSKASQPSSSSKSDSTSQTKKKEFSHEVKSVSGKKTMQYTTQDNGVTATVKQTIDYDGDNYKSIKLNIDEPMSDDFKKAAEGHDFNEVKQVVMEEWEKDSFIQDLKNTPGVTVNLDLSQDYHLKVDVNFDMTKADVNKLSQKSGLGISFTAVKNNTPLEYILKLAQSGAKKVDN; this is encoded by the coding sequence ATGAAAAGAAAAATTTATAGCCTCATGGCGGCCTCACTCTTGCTTGTCAGCCTAGCTGCTTGTTCCAAGGCAAGTCAGCCTAGCTCAAGTTCCAAGTCTGACTCAACTAGCCAAACCAAAAAGAAGGAATTTTCACATGAGGTCAAGAGTGTCTCTGGCAAGAAGACCATGCAGTACACCACTCAGGATAACGGGGTAACGGCTACAGTTAAGCAAACCATTGATTACGACGGGGATAACTATAAGTCCATTAAACTCAATATTGACGAGCCCATGTCTGATGATTTTAAGAAGGCAGCTGAAGGCCACGATTTTAATGAAGTCAAGCAGGTCGTCATGGAGGAATGGGAAAAGGATAGCTTTATCCAAGATTTGAAGAATACCCCTGGGGTAACCGTCAACCTTGATCTGTCACAAGACTACCATCTCAAGGTGGATGTCAATTTTGATATGACTAAGGCAGATGTGAACAAGCTTTCACAAAAGAGTGGTCTGGGCATTAGTTTTACGGCAGTCAAAAATAATACCCCCCTCGAGTATATTTTAAAGCTAGCCCAATCAGGTGCAAAAAAGGTCGATAATTAA
- a CDS encoding MerR family transcriptional regulator: MYGCHGFSIPLLVSEQVYYENEGLLKPQRDENKRRHYSEADYRWLLFILRLKAVGMPIKEIKQYSDLRQQGDSTYQARLELLEEHLQILDDNIHSLLDNREKLLEKIDFYKKELDKKNSN, translated from the coding sequence ATATACGGTTGTCATGGTTTTAGTATACCACTTTTGGTTTCCGAACAAGTCTATTATGAAAATGAAGGTCTGCTCAAACCGCAGAGAGATGAGAACAAACGAAGACATTACTCAGAGGCAGATTATCGCTGGCTGCTGTTTATTCTGCGTTTAAAAGCTGTTGGCATGCCTATTAAAGAAATTAAGCAGTATTCTGACTTGCGCCAGCAAGGAGACAGCACCTATCAAGCAAGATTGGAACTGCTGGAGGAGCACCTGCAGATTTTAGATGACAATATCCATTCTCTGCTGGATAATAGAGAAAAACTGCTGGAAAAAATTGACTTTTACAAAAAAGAACTGGACAAAAAGAATTCAAATTAA
- a CDS encoding 4'-phosphopantetheinyl transferase family protein — protein sequence MSPKALILCLNVGQINNERYDFLKRAITKERRYKAARYFRLEDKIRCVIAEVLLKYTVYLYTGKVIDIAYSYNKYGKPFLKNCHNLNFNISHSGEWVVVAVGKSQIGIDVEDKKENWDLVGEKVFSEYEKHWSQNSPKKKAILWTIKEAYVKYLGIGLSKGMDSFSIDLKKKIITEVQEPYQTQFDSFVVDDDYVCSECGYAKGSYYNRKVCQTEIDAFITLILDGFY from the coding sequence ATGTCCCCCAAAGCATTAATTCTGTGTTTAAATGTAGGGCAAATTAACAATGAGCGATATGACTTTCTTAAGAGAGCTATCACCAAAGAAAGGAGGTATAAGGCTGCTAGATATTTTCGTCTAGAGGATAAAATCAGATGTGTAATAGCAGAAGTGCTTCTTAAATATACTGTCTATTTATACACAGGAAAAGTAATAGATATTGCTTATAGTTACAATAAATATGGCAAGCCATTTTTAAAAAATTGCCACAATTTAAATTTTAATATTTCCCATTCAGGGGAATGGGTAGTAGTAGCTGTCGGAAAGTCACAAATTGGAATAGACGTTGAAGATAAAAAGGAAAATTGGGATTTAGTGGGTGAAAAAGTCTTTTCTGAATATGAAAAACACTGGAGTCAAAATAGTCCTAAAAAAAAGGCTATTTTATGGACTATAAAAGAGGCTTATGTAAAATATCTAGGTATAGGCCTTAGCAAAGGTATGGACTCTTTTTCAATAGATTTAAAAAAGAAAATCATTACGGAAGTCCAAGAACCATACCAAACCCAATTTGATTCCTTTGTTGTGGATGACGATTATGTTTGTTCAGAATGCGGCTATGCTAAAGGGTCTTATTATAATAGAAAAGTTTGCCAGACTGAAATAGATGCTTTTATCACATTAATTCTAGATGGCTTCTATTAA
- a CDS encoding ACP S-malonyltransferase, which yields MKVNYAMLFPGQGAQTIHMCQRIYQEKESARQLFNRSSEILGYDIWEIINSGHLRTLTQTPIAQPAVFITSYLMFLDFMEKCGIFPKAVVGHSLGEISALVCAGGIEFEAALIFIKQRAELMDKVAGEKVGFSGLITDLKEEDVAKLLNELNQLGYVSISGYNSPKQFIVAGVSAIEKNLDKEVAKLGGEYIPFRMIPMKVSAPYHTKLMKNYDSCIKDYVSQLQFKDLKIPVLSTVNGDFIKSSSEIPELLIQQMSSPVLWNKTMKMVMNYGYDFLVDIGPSSIMKNLVLESDSSCEVYAFDEEETKIVDLLKSPTR from the coding sequence ATGAAAGTAAACTATGCTATGTTGTTTCCAGGACAAGGAGCACAAACGATTCATATGTGCCAGCGCATATATCAAGAAAAAGAAAGTGCTCGACAACTCTTTAATCGCTCTTCGGAGATTCTGGGGTATGATATTTGGGAAATAATTAATAGCGGTCATTTGCGTACTTTAACTCAAACTCCTATAGCACAGCCGGCAGTATTTATCACAAGTTACCTGATGTTTTTAGATTTTATGGAAAAATGCGGTATTTTCCCAAAAGCAGTAGTAGGACATAGTTTAGGAGAAATTTCGGCTTTAGTCTGCGCAGGGGGGATTGAATTTGAAGCAGCCCTGATATTTATCAAACAAAGGGCTGAATTAATGGATAAAGTGGCAGGTGAAAAAGTTGGATTTTCAGGTCTTATCACTGATTTAAAAGAAGAAGATGTTGCTAAATTGCTTAATGAGTTAAATCAGCTAGGCTATGTGTCTATTTCAGGATATAATTCTCCCAAACAATTTATCGTAGCAGGAGTTTCTGCAATTGAAAAAAATCTAGATAAGGAGGTAGCAAAATTAGGCGGCGAATACATCCCTTTTAGGATGATTCCCATGAAAGTAAGCGCACCCTATCATACTAAATTAATGAAAAATTATGACAGCTGCATAAAAGACTATGTTTCACAACTGCAGTTTAAAGATTTGAAAATACCGGTATTATCAACCGTAAACGGAGATTTTATCAAAAGCTCCTCTGAGATTCCTGAGCTGTTAATCCAACAAATGTCTTCTCCAGTCTTGTGGAATAAGACTATGAAAATGGTGATGAATTATGGCTATGATTTTTTAGTGGACATCGGTCCAAGCTCTATCATGAAAAATTTAGTATTGGAAAGTGACAGCAGCTGCGAGGTTTACGCATTTGACGAAGAAGAAACAAAAATTGTAGATCTGCTGAAATCACCCACACGTTAA